From Alosa sapidissima isolate fAloSap1 chromosome 7, fAloSap1.pri, whole genome shotgun sequence, the proteins below share one genomic window:
- the fmodb gene encoding fibromodulin has product MQWALLLLLASLAQPCLSYSRNSLYWLSHLRSRHGYGYRNGYPASQWNTENPESDCPLECDCPGLYPRAMYCHSRNLQHVPFVPSRMKYVYLHNNQIASIKEGVFDNATDLVWIIMHKNQLTSDKIAKKVFSKLKNLQKLYLNSNSLTVIPEDLPTSLVDLRLNNNKITKLSDDTFKDMVDLSHLNLHGNAIKEVGGAFKGLDSLTVLDLSRNSLEKVPASLPQDLQQLYLNFNQITSVPENFLSNYPTLRYVRLSHNLLTDNGIPSSAFNTTSLLELDLSHNRLERIPTISTKLENLYLQANHIKEFSLGSFCRVVDMANFSQIRVLRLDGNEISTRDVPPEAVLCLRLAVSIDL; this is encoded by the exons ATGCAGTGGGCTCTGCTGCTTCTCCTGGCCTCGCTGGCCCAGCCCTGCCTGTCGTACTCCCGCAACTCCCTCTACTGGCTCTCCCACCTGCGGAGCAGGCACGGCTATGGCTACCGGAACGGTTATCCAGCGTCACAATGGAACACCGAAAATCCTGAGTCCGACTGCCCTCTAGAATGCGACTGCCCGGGTCTGTACCCGAGGGCCATGTACTGCCACAGCCGCAACCTCCAGCACGTCCCCTTTGTCCCCTCGCGCATGAAGTACGTCTACTTGCACAACAACCAGATCGCCAGCATCAAGGAGGGCGTGTTCGACAATGCCACAGATCTGGTCTGGATCATCATGCACAAGAACCAGCTCACTTCAGACAAGATTGCCAAGAAAGTATTCAGCAAACTGAAGAACCTGCAGAAGCTCTACCTGAACAGCAACAGCTTAACGGTCATCCCAGAGGACCTCCCCACCTCCCTTGTGGACCTCCGgctgaacaacaacaaaatcacGAAGCTCTCGGACGACACCTTCAAGGACATGGTGGACCTAAGCCATTTGAATCTTCACGGCAACGCCATTAAGGAAGTGGGTGGTGCTTTCAAGGGTCTGGACTCCCTAACCGTGCTGGACCTGAGCCGCAACAGCCTGGAGAAAGTGCCGGCCAGCCTTCCCCAGGACCTCCAGCAGCTTTACTTGAACTTCAACCAGATCACCAGCGTCCCCGAGAACTTCCTCTCCAATTACCCCACTCTGCGGTATGTGAGGCTCTCGCACAACCTGCTGACCGACAATGGGATTCCGTCCAGCGCCTTCAACACCACTAGTCTTTTGGAACTGGACCTCTCTCACAACCGCCTGGAGAGGATTCCCACCATCAGCACCAAGCTGGAGAACCTCTACCTGCAGGCCAACCACATCAAAG AGTTCTCTCTGGGCAGCTTCTGCAGGGTAGTGGACATGGCCAATTTCTCCCAGATCAGAGTGCTCAGGCTGGATGGCAATGAGATTAGCACCAGGGATGTGCCTCCAGAGGCAGTGCTCTGCCTTCGTCTGGCCGTCTCCATCGACCTCTAG
- the LOC121713763 gene encoding MAP kinase-activated protein kinase 2-like isoform X2, translating to MLLDCPKARREVELHCRASTCPHIVGIADVYENLYQGKKYLLIVMECMEGGELFSRIQKRGDQCFTEREASNIMKHIGEAIQALHAINIAHRDVKPENLLYTSKRSDAVLKLTDFGFAKETVSHNSLATPCYTPYYVAPEVLGPEKYDKSCDMWSLGVIMYILLCGYPPFYSLHGQAMSPGMKTRIRNGQYGFPTDEWSDVSEEAKQLIRLLLKTEPTERMNITEFMNHPWIQSMEVPQTPLHTSRVLNEELEAWEEVKKEMTSGLSEIRVDYDQIRIKNVQDSQNPLLMKRRKKAGIAS from the exons ATGCTGCTGGATTGCCCCAAGGCTCGGCGAGAGGTCGAGCTGCACTGTCGAGCCTCTACCTGCCCTCACATCGTGGGCATCGCGGACGTCTACGAGAACCTCTACCAGGGCAAGAAGTATCTCCTCATAGTTATGGAATG CATGGAAGGGGGAGAGCTGTTCAGTCGCATCCAGAAGAGAGGAGACCAGTGCTTCACAGAGAGAG aggCTTCAAACATCATGAAGCATATTGGAGAAGCCATCCAGGCCTTACACGCCATCAACATTGCACATAGGGATGTCAAG CCCGAGAACCTCCTGTACACATCAAAACGATCAGACGCTGTGCTGAAACTGACAGACTTTGGGTTTGCCAAAGAAACCGTGTCACACAACTCACTGGCCACGCCCTGCTACACGCCTTACTATGTTG CCCCTGAGGTCCTTGGTCCAGAGAAATATGACAAGTCCTGTGATATGTGGTCCCTTGGGGTCATCATGTACATACT TCTGTGTGGCTATCCTCCGTTTTACTCCCTCCACGGCCAGGCCATGTCGCCCGGCATGAAGACGAGAATTCGGAACGGCCAGTATGGGTTCCCTACCGACGAGTGGTCGGATGTGTCAGAGGAAG CAAAGCAGCTGATCAGGCTGTTGCTGAAGACAGAACCCACAGAGAGGATGAATATCACAGAGTTCATGAACCACCCCTGGATACAA TCAATGGAAGTTCCCCAGACTCCTCTCCACACAAGTCGAGTCCTGAATGAAGAACTAGAAGCTTGGGAAGAAGTGAAG AAGGAAATGACCAGCGGCCTGTCAGAAATAAGAGTGGACTATGACCAGATCAGAATAAAAAATGTTCAAGACTCACAGAATCCACTTCTGATGAAAAGGAGGAAGAAGGCTGGCATTGCATCTTAA
- the LOC121713763 gene encoding MAP kinase-activated protein kinase 2-like isoform X1, with amino-acid sequence MSNAQNQVKAIPGLKKSVITEEYKVTSQVLGMGINGRVLEVFRKSNGQKYALKMLLDCPKARREVELHCRASTCPHIVGIADVYENLYQGKKYLLIVMECMEGGELFSRIQKRGDQCFTEREASNIMKHIGEAIQALHAINIAHRDVKPENLLYTSKRSDAVLKLTDFGFAKETVSHNSLATPCYTPYYVAPEVLGPEKYDKSCDMWSLGVIMYILLCGYPPFYSLHGQAMSPGMKTRIRNGQYGFPTDEWSDVSEEAKQLIRLLLKTEPTERMNITEFMNHPWIQSMEVPQTPLHTSRVLNEELEAWEEVKKEMTSGLSEIRVDYDQIRIKNVQDSQNPLLMKRRKKAGIAS; translated from the exons ATGTCCAACGCACAAAATCAGGTAAAAGCGATCCCGGGGTTGAAGAAGAGCGTTATAACAGAAGAATACAAAGTTACGAGTCAAGTACTTGGCATGGGCATAAATGGCAGGGTCCTGGAAGTATTTCGGAAGAGCAACGGTCAAAAGTACGCATTAAAG ATGCTGCTGGATTGCCCCAAGGCTCGGCGAGAGGTCGAGCTGCACTGTCGAGCCTCTACCTGCCCTCACATCGTGGGCATCGCGGACGTCTACGAGAACCTCTACCAGGGCAAGAAGTATCTCCTCATAGTTATGGAATG CATGGAAGGGGGAGAGCTGTTCAGTCGCATCCAGAAGAGAGGAGACCAGTGCTTCACAGAGAGAG aggCTTCAAACATCATGAAGCATATTGGAGAAGCCATCCAGGCCTTACACGCCATCAACATTGCACATAGGGATGTCAAG CCCGAGAACCTCCTGTACACATCAAAACGATCAGACGCTGTGCTGAAACTGACAGACTTTGGGTTTGCCAAAGAAACCGTGTCACACAACTCACTGGCCACGCCCTGCTACACGCCTTACTATGTTG CCCCTGAGGTCCTTGGTCCAGAGAAATATGACAAGTCCTGTGATATGTGGTCCCTTGGGGTCATCATGTACATACT TCTGTGTGGCTATCCTCCGTTTTACTCCCTCCACGGCCAGGCCATGTCGCCCGGCATGAAGACGAGAATTCGGAACGGCCAGTATGGGTTCCCTACCGACGAGTGGTCGGATGTGTCAGAGGAAG CAAAGCAGCTGATCAGGCTGTTGCTGAAGACAGAACCCACAGAGAGGATGAATATCACAGAGTTCATGAACCACCCCTGGATACAA TCAATGGAAGTTCCCCAGACTCCTCTCCACACAAGTCGAGTCCTGAATGAAGAACTAGAAGCTTGGGAAGAAGTGAAG AAGGAAATGACCAGCGGCCTGTCAGAAATAAGAGTGGACTATGACCAGATCAGAATAAAAAATGTTCAAGACTCACAGAATCCACTTCTGATGAAAAGGAGGAAGAAGGCTGGCATTGCATCTTAA